A single region of the Aerosakkonema funiforme FACHB-1375 genome encodes:
- the fni gene encoding type 2 isopentenyl-diphosphate Delta-isomerase, with product MTETQTRKADHLRICLDRNVQFNEVTNGLERYRFIHACLPELNYDEIDISTNFLQKKMGAPLLISSMTGGTEEAGKINYRLAEVAQYYKIAMGVGSQRVAVENPQVGKTFAVRSIAPDILLFANLGAVQLNYKYGVEQCLRVIDLLEANALILHLNPLQECVQTKGDTNFRGLLEKIAILCKKLPVPVIAKEVGNGISAAMAQKLIDVGVAAIDVAGAGGTSWAKVESERATDAQQRRLGATFADWGMPTAECVETIRAIAPNIPLIASGGLRNGLETAKAIALGADIAGMAWPFLQAAAESEEALHALVKVLIAEITTVLFCTGNATLSDLKNSGALQKLPIS from the coding sequence ATGACAGAAACGCAGACCAGAAAAGCAGATCATTTACGTATTTGTCTCGATCGAAATGTGCAATTTAACGAAGTTACTAATGGATTGGAACGGTATCGGTTTATCCATGCTTGTTTGCCAGAATTAAACTATGATGAAATCGATATAAGTACTAATTTTTTGCAGAAAAAAATGGGTGCGCCGCTGCTGATATCTTCCATGACAGGCGGGACGGAAGAGGCAGGAAAAATCAACTATCGTCTGGCGGAAGTAGCCCAATATTACAAAATAGCGATGGGCGTAGGTTCCCAGCGAGTAGCCGTGGAAAATCCGCAAGTGGGAAAAACTTTTGCTGTCCGAAGTATCGCCCCAGATATTCTGCTATTTGCCAACTTGGGTGCGGTGCAACTAAACTATAAATATGGCGTAGAACAATGCCTGCGCGTAATTGATTTATTAGAAGCAAACGCGCTAATTCTACATCTCAATCCGTTACAGGAGTGCGTGCAAACCAAGGGAGACACAAATTTCCGAGGATTGCTGGAAAAAATTGCTATACTGTGCAAAAAACTACCAGTGCCAGTGATAGCGAAAGAAGTAGGTAATGGGATTTCAGCTGCGATGGCTCAGAAGTTAATCGATGTCGGTGTTGCTGCTATTGATGTCGCTGGCGCGGGAGGAACTTCGTGGGCGAAGGTGGAGAGCGAACGGGCAACAGATGCTCAGCAACGACGTTTAGGAGCAACGTTTGCAGATTGGGGAATGCCCACTGCTGAATGTGTAGAAACTATTCGTGCGATCGCGCCAAATATACCCCTGATCGCCTCTGGGGGACTGCGTAATGGTTTGGAAACTGCCAAAGCGATCGCGCTGGGTGCTGACATCGCCGGGATGGCATGGCCATTTCTGCAAGCAGCGGCGGAATCGGAAGAAGCCTTGCACGCCTTAGTGAAAGTGTTAATAGCAGAAATTACGACGGTACTATTTTGTACGGGTAACGCAACGCTATCTGACCTAAAAAACTCTGGAGCTTTGCAGAAGTTA